A genomic window from Luteolibacter sp. LG18 includes:
- a CDS encoding amino acid ABC transporter ATP-binding protein has product MKLSVTGLTKTYGPHVALNELALEIPDARVLCLIGPSGGGKSTLLRVLGGLETPDNGSISLLGTPLPHTAAGLLAHRRRNGFLFQQFNLFPHLSALRNLTLPLEEVHDKTPDEARAIAREALDRFGLLAHADKLPSQLSGGQQQRVGIARAIASEPQVLFLDEPTSALDPEMTAEVLELIQELAEEGQNIILSTHEMGFARAVADQVAFLAEGRIVESGPPATLFGEPSSALCQRFLSRVMRY; this is encoded by the coding sequence ATGAAACTTAGCGTAACCGGCCTCACCAAAACCTACGGCCCGCATGTGGCGCTGAACGAGCTGGCGCTGGAGATCCCGGACGCGCGGGTGCTGTGCCTGATCGGTCCCTCCGGCGGCGGCAAGAGCACATTGCTGCGCGTGCTCGGCGGGCTGGAAACGCCGGACAACGGCAGCATTTCCCTGCTCGGCACTCCCCTCCCCCACACGGCCGCGGGCCTGCTCGCCCACCGGCGGCGGAATGGCTTCCTGTTCCAGCAGTTCAACCTCTTTCCCCATCTCTCGGCGCTGCGGAACCTGACGCTGCCCCTGGAGGAGGTGCATGACAAAACACCGGACGAAGCACGGGCCATCGCCCGCGAGGCGCTCGACCGCTTCGGCTTGCTCGCCCATGCCGACAAACTGCCGTCCCAGCTTTCCGGCGGCCAGCAGCAGCGGGTGGGCATCGCACGCGCGATCGCTTCGGAACCGCAGGTGTTGTTCCTCGATGAACCGACCTCGGCACTGGATCCAGAGATGACCGCCGAGGTGCTGGAGCTGATCCAGGAACTCGCCGAGGAAGGTCAGAACATCATCCTCAGCACGCATGAAATGGGCTTCGCCCGCGCGGTGGCGGACCAGGTGGCGTTCCTGGCGGAAGGTCGCATTGTCGAAAGCGGACCGCCCGCGACCTTGTTCGGGGAACCGAGTTCGGCGTTGTGCCAGCGGTTCCTATCGCGGGTGATGCGGTATTGA
- a CDS encoding amino acid ABC transporter permease yields MSRSHRILWNLIAGAAVLAALAVVGVVLFGSLKGWDWSKTWQYRELLFRGWLSTILLSLGALVGSTLVGVLLLLGQRSGLVALKWPCRLFLEFVRETPLLVQLLVGYFVIFAPLMSRTLDDWGWNDKLVIGILLLSLFEGAYLGEILRGGVDSIPRAQWDSARAVGFTSGQVYRHVIFPQALRRVLPAVAGQFVSLIKDSSLLSVIGVQEFAYQAKVYTAKTYGGLEAYVPLAVGYLLLTAPIAYLSHRLERRYRDET; encoded by the coding sequence ATGTCCCGCTCCCACCGGATCCTCTGGAACCTGATCGCCGGTGCGGCGGTCTTGGCCGCGCTTGCCGTGGTGGGCGTGGTATTGTTTGGCAGCCTCAAGGGCTGGGACTGGTCGAAGACCTGGCAGTACCGCGAGCTGCTGTTCCGAGGCTGGTTGTCCACGATCTTGCTGTCGTTGGGGGCGCTGGTCGGCAGCACGCTGGTTGGGGTGCTGCTGTTGCTCGGGCAGCGCAGCGGGCTGGTGGCGCTGAAGTGGCCGTGCCGCTTGTTCCTGGAGTTTGTCCGGGAAACGCCGCTGCTGGTGCAGTTGCTGGTGGGCTATTTCGTGATCTTCGCGCCGCTGATGTCGCGCACGCTCGACGACTGGGGCTGGAACGACAAGCTGGTGATCGGCATCCTCCTGCTTTCGCTGTTCGAGGGTGCGTATCTCGGCGAGATCCTGCGCGGCGGGGTCGACAGCATCCCGCGCGCGCAATGGGACTCGGCGCGCGCGGTGGGATTCACCTCCGGACAGGTCTACCGCCACGTGATTTTCCCGCAGGCGCTGCGGCGGGTGCTACCGGCGGTGGCCGGGCAGTTCGTCTCGCTCATCAAGGACTCCTCGCTGCTCAGCGTGATCGGCGTGCAGGAGTTCGCCTACCAGGCCAAGGTTTACACGGCAAAGACCTACGGCGGCCTGGAAGCGTATGTGCCGCTGGCGGTGGGCTACCTGCTTCTCACCGCCCCGATCGCCTACCTTTCCCACCGGCTGGAACGCCGCTACCGCGATGAAACTTAG
- a CDS encoding transporter substrate-binding domain-containing protein, which translates to MRRLFTLVLALLLTACQKSASEGGSGGALRVGMELTYPPFEMQDAAGNPDGVGVKLAEALGKDLGRPVKIVPMEFTGLIPALKSGSVDVVISSMTATDERRQSIDFSEPYAFTGLAMLVGKNSDIQSIDDLKKPGRKLAVKASTTGESWATAHLPDAKRTAFTEETACVQEVAQGRADAFLYDQLSIYRYQKNNAATTRALLKPFVEESWAVGIAKGNDALKGRVNAFIETFRKDGGFARLGDQYLADEKQFLESQGVPFILR; encoded by the coding sequence ATGCGCCGCCTCTTCACCCTCGTCCTCGCGCTGCTGCTGACCGCCTGCCAGAAATCCGCCTCCGAGGGCGGGTCCGGCGGGGCGCTGCGCGTGGGGATGGAACTGACCTATCCGCCCTTTGAAATGCAGGACGCCGCCGGCAATCCGGACGGGGTGGGCGTGAAACTCGCCGAAGCGCTGGGGAAGGACCTGGGCCGCCCGGTCAAGATCGTGCCGATGGAGTTCACCGGGCTGATCCCGGCCCTGAAGTCCGGCAGCGTGGACGTGGTGATTTCCTCGATGACCGCCACCGACGAGCGCCGCCAGTCGATCGACTTCTCCGAGCCCTATGCCTTCACCGGACTGGCGATGCTGGTGGGGAAGAACTCCGACATCCAATCGATCGACGACCTGAAGAAGCCCGGCCGCAAGCTGGCGGTGAAGGCCTCGACCACCGGTGAAAGCTGGGCCACGGCGCACCTGCCGGATGCGAAGCGCACCGCCTTCACCGAGGAGACCGCCTGCGTGCAGGAGGTCGCGCAGGGCCGGGCCGATGCGTTTCTCTACGACCAGCTTAGTATTTACCGCTACCAGAAGAACAACGCGGCCACCACCCGCGCGCTGCTGAAGCCCTTCGTCGAGGAATCCTGGGCGGTGGGCATCGCCAAGGGCAACGATGCGCTGAAGGGGCGGGTGAACGCGTTCATCGAAACATTCCGCAAGGACGGCGGCTTCGCGAGGCTCGGCGACCAGTATCTGGCGGACGAGAAGCAGTTCCTCGAAAGCCAGGGCGTGCCCTTCATCCTGCGCTGA
- a CDS encoding GAF domain-containing sensor histidine kinase, which produces MHCVSPLNDPVRLESLKATGLLDSAPEEEFDRITRLAARTLDAPVCLVSLVDDSRQFFKSATGLPVDLRETPLSHSFCQHAVTSRQRLKIDDARKDPRVAENGAVPDLGVIAYLGFPLAGEDGTVWGSFCVIDTRPRAWTAEEEATVAEFAAIVANLIELRRASSRLFNLIEVLAHDLKNPLAGVRMISGLLQERIAEMPAGCQPLVASLTGDTHRALELIGSVVGRARRPFDPRASSPSRIPLAECFAAAGDRFHTALTRKGILLFTELQPKDAVIEIDHWALAHILDNLVSNAIKFSPSGSAIALHATATPSRVTIEIHDQGPGFSEEDLGRLYQRYARLSARPTDGEDSTGLGLSLVKRLVEQTNGQIECLPKAGGGTTFRLAFPVP; this is translated from the coding sequence ATGCATTGCGTCTCCCCCCTGAACGACCCCGTGCGCTTGGAATCGCTGAAGGCCACGGGCCTGCTGGATTCCGCGCCGGAAGAGGAATTCGACCGGATCACGCGGCTGGCCGCGCGGACGCTGGACGCCCCGGTGTGCCTGGTTTCGCTGGTGGATGACAGCCGCCAGTTCTTCAAGAGCGCCACCGGCCTGCCCGTGGACCTGCGCGAGACCCCGCTGAGCCATTCCTTCTGCCAACACGCGGTGACGAGCCGCCAGCGCCTGAAAATCGACGACGCGCGGAAGGACCCGCGGGTGGCGGAGAATGGCGCGGTGCCGGACCTGGGCGTGATCGCCTACCTCGGCTTCCCGCTGGCGGGCGAGGACGGCACGGTGTGGGGATCGTTCTGCGTGATCGACACCAGGCCGCGGGCGTGGACAGCGGAGGAGGAGGCCACGGTGGCGGAGTTCGCGGCGATCGTGGCGAACCTGATCGAGCTGCGGCGGGCCTCGAGCCGGCTCTTCAACCTGATCGAGGTGCTGGCCCACGACCTGAAGAACCCGCTGGCGGGGGTGAGGATGATTTCCGGGCTGCTACAGGAACGGATCGCGGAAATGCCCGCCGGGTGCCAACCGCTGGTGGCCAGCCTGACCGGCGACACCCACCGCGCGCTCGAATTGATCGGCTCGGTGGTCGGGCGGGCGCGGCGGCCGTTCGATCCGCGGGCCTCGAGCCCCAGCCGCATCCCTCTGGCGGAGTGTTTCGCCGCCGCGGGCGACCGCTTTCACACCGCGCTGACCAGGAAGGGGATCCTGCTTTTCACCGAGCTCCAGCCGAAGGACGCGGTGATCGAGATCGACCACTGGGCTCTGGCCCACATCCTCGACAACCTGGTTTCGAACGCGATCAAGTTCAGCCCCTCCGGCAGCGCGATCGCCCTCCACGCCACCGCCACGCCGTCCCGGGTCACCATCGAGATCCACGACCAAGGCCCGGGTTTCAGCGAGGAGGATCTGGGTCGGCTCTACCAGCGTTACGCGCGGCTGAGCGCGCGGCCGACCGATGGCGAGGACTCCACCGGGCTGGGGCTTTCGCTGGTGAAGCGGCTGGTCGAGCAGACGAACGGCCAGATCGAGTGCCTGCCGAAGGCGGGTGGCGGCACGACTTTCCGTCTCGCCTTTCCGGTACCCTGA
- a CDS encoding TonB-dependent receptor, which translates to MTKRQFAPALRRGLVTFPRLCASGLVAAPLAMADVEAEPGDMVVSALRFKNEAGKTTSAVTVLDPRELQERGIDDLISALNQSPGVIATSTAGQGGAVGSLFIRGTTTNYSQIVVDGMRLSDSTAPLGNFLGTSRIDDLGRIEVLRGPQSALYGGEAVGGVVWLETARGAGNPGGNLRLEAGSFGSLSGYASTSGKTGDVSWFLGGGYDTTQNDSGFSDWDQGRGAARIEWQATPDLVIGGTFRETDSRFETGANGTVDHLDAQLGTLYADWKVTDWWTARVQGGYYAERYDDDWAPTNPFPIFGNGNYGTDLERAAFSTDHLFKLDDCNRLLWGAFFERTDFSNTIGTDETRDRYGSYLGWEWTPTDRITTDAIVRWEDYDSYGDEVTWRTAAAWKVPGIETTVRAGVGRSFRPPTYLDLFGSAFGAGNPNLQAESSIGWDLGLEKEWLPNHHVGVTWFSSAIEDRIRSNPAPPVNIPGTTHAEGVEAALNGSFCDGVWNYRLAWTVLTMSLADQPKNSGTASVDWRPDDRWLLGVGAFYLGDRSWGGQPLKEAFVARVYGEYKLTEHVTLTGRVENLFDEDWQLSRFPFSPVVNAPGLGAYAGVKIDW; encoded by the coding sequence ATGACAAAAAGACAATTCGCCCCGGCGCTCCGCCGCGGGCTGGTGACGTTCCCGCGCCTTTGCGCCTCGGGATTGGTGGCCGCGCCTCTGGCGATGGCCGATGTGGAAGCCGAGCCGGGTGACATGGTCGTCTCCGCCCTCCGATTCAAGAACGAGGCTGGCAAGACCACTTCCGCCGTGACCGTCCTCGATCCCCGCGAGCTTCAGGAGCGCGGCATCGATGATCTGATCAGCGCCCTCAACCAGTCGCCGGGGGTGATCGCCACCTCCACGGCCGGTCAAGGCGGTGCCGTTGGCTCCCTTTTCATCCGGGGCACGACCACCAACTACTCCCAGATCGTGGTGGATGGTATGCGCCTGAGCGATTCCACGGCCCCGCTCGGAAACTTCCTCGGCACCTCGCGGATCGACGATCTCGGCCGCATCGAGGTTCTCCGCGGCCCGCAGTCCGCCCTCTACGGCGGTGAGGCGGTCGGCGGCGTGGTTTGGCTGGAAACCGCACGCGGCGCGGGCAACCCTGGCGGAAACCTGCGCCTGGAGGCTGGCTCTTTCGGTTCTCTCTCCGGCTACGCCAGCACCAGCGGCAAGACCGGCGATGTCTCGTGGTTCCTCGGCGGTGGCTATGACACCACCCAGAACGACAGCGGGTTCAGCGATTGGGACCAGGGCCGCGGCGCGGCACGCATCGAATGGCAGGCCACGCCGGACCTCGTCATCGGCGGCACCTTCCGCGAAACCGATTCCCGTTTCGAAACCGGCGCGAACGGCACCGTCGACCACCTCGATGCCCAGCTCGGCACGCTTTACGCCGATTGGAAGGTGACCGATTGGTGGACCGCCCGCGTGCAGGGTGGCTACTACGCCGAGCGCTACGATGACGATTGGGCGCCTACGAACCCGTTCCCGATCTTCGGCAATGGCAACTACGGCACCGACCTCGAGCGCGCCGCGTTCTCGACCGACCATCTCTTCAAGCTCGACGACTGCAACCGCCTCCTGTGGGGCGCGTTCTTCGAGCGCACCGATTTCTCCAACACCATCGGCACCGACGAAACCCGGGACCGCTACGGCAGCTATCTCGGTTGGGAATGGACGCCGACGGACCGCATCACCACCGATGCGATCGTGCGCTGGGAAGATTACGATTCCTATGGCGACGAGGTCACGTGGCGCACCGCCGCGGCCTGGAAGGTGCCGGGCATCGAGACCACCGTGCGTGCCGGTGTCGGCCGCTCGTTCCGACCGCCGACCTACCTCGACCTCTTCGGCTCCGCCTTTGGCGCGGGCAATCCGAACCTGCAGGCGGAATCGTCCATCGGCTGGGATCTCGGCTTGGAGAAGGAATGGCTGCCGAACCACCATGTGGGCGTCACTTGGTTCTCCAGCGCGATCGAGGACCGCATCCGTTCGAACCCGGCACCGCCGGTGAACATTCCAGGCACCACCCACGCGGAAGGTGTCGAGGCTGCGCTGAACGGTTCATTCTGCGATGGCGTCTGGAACTACCGCCTCGCCTGGACGGTGCTGACGATGTCTCTCGCCGACCAGCCGAAGAACAGCGGCACGGCCTCCGTCGACTGGCGTCCGGACGACCGCTGGTTGCTCGGAGTCGGCGCCTTTTACCTGGGCGACCGTAGCTGGGGCGGCCAGCCGCTCAAGGAGGCCTTCGTGGCCCGTGTCTACGGCGAGTACAAGCTCACCGAGCACGTGACGCTGACCGGCCGCGTGGAAAACCTCTTCGACGAGGACTGGCAGCTTTCCCGCTTCCCGTTCTCCCCGGTGGTGAATGCCCCGGGCCTCGGTGCCTACGCCGGGGTGAAGATCGATTGGTAA
- the lpxK gene encoding tetraacyldisaccharide 4'-kinase gives MKEQLDELERWGSDVIFGRAKGFRATVMRMLMLALSGLYRLIVQTRLCLFRKNWKQQHHLGTLVVSIGNLTVGGTGKTPVVELLARTLRDRGRTVSILSRGYKSKKLDEPQKWKRADGTPIPGDLMPKVVSTGRAILLESKFAGDEPFMLASNLDGVSVVVDKNRVKGGRFAIRELLADTLLLDDGMQYLNLAHGIDIVLVDATAPFGTEALLPRGTLREPKKNLRRASYIFITKCDGSSNEALIERLRKYNRVAEIIECTHGPKYLQNLFTHEREPLSFLEGKYTAAISGIAVPENFERQVERLGAKVEIRRRFSDHHRFSRKEISKFLSRCTERDMDLIVTTEKDAVRFPRPAQIEVPVYFLRIEVQILKGHDVWERLIDRLCRAPATEGHIMRSRGSYPV, from the coding sequence ATGAAGGAGCAGCTCGACGAGCTCGAACGCTGGGGATCCGACGTCATCTTCGGGCGGGCCAAGGGCTTCCGCGCGACGGTGATGCGCATGCTCATGCTGGCATTGTCCGGCCTCTACCGGCTGATCGTGCAGACCCGGCTGTGCCTTTTCCGGAAGAACTGGAAGCAGCAGCACCACCTCGGCACCCTGGTGGTGAGCATCGGCAACCTCACGGTGGGAGGCACCGGCAAGACCCCGGTGGTGGAGCTGCTGGCCCGCACCCTGCGCGACCGTGGCCGCACCGTTTCGATCCTCAGCCGCGGCTACAAGAGCAAGAAGCTCGACGAGCCGCAGAAGTGGAAGCGAGCCGATGGCACCCCGATCCCCGGCGACCTGATGCCGAAGGTGGTGAGCACCGGCCGGGCAATCCTCCTGGAGTCGAAGTTCGCCGGAGACGAGCCGTTCATGCTGGCGTCCAACCTCGACGGGGTTTCCGTGGTGGTGGACAAGAACCGGGTGAAGGGCGGCCGCTTCGCGATCCGCGAGCTACTGGCGGACACGCTGCTACTGGACGACGGGATGCAGTATCTCAATCTGGCCCACGGCATCGACATCGTGCTGGTGGACGCCACCGCCCCTTTCGGCACCGAGGCGCTGCTGCCGCGCGGCACCCTGCGAGAACCCAAGAAAAACCTCCGCCGCGCCAGCTACATCTTCATCACCAAGTGTGACGGTTCCTCGAACGAGGCGCTCATCGAGCGGCTGCGGAAATACAACCGGGTGGCCGAAATCATCGAGTGCACCCACGGCCCGAAGTATCTCCAGAATCTCTTCACCCACGAGCGGGAGCCGCTGTCGTTCCTGGAGGGGAAATACACCGCCGCCATCAGCGGCATCGCGGTGCCGGAGAACTTCGAGCGCCAGGTCGAGCGGCTGGGTGCCAAGGTGGAGATCCGCCGCCGCTTTTCGGACCACCACCGGTTCTCACGGAAGGAAATCTCGAAGTTCCTGAGCCGCTGCACCGAGCGGGACATGGATCTGATCGTCACCACGGAGAAGGACGCGGTGCGTTTCCCCCGCCCCGCCCAGATCGAGGTGCCGGTCTACTTCCTACGGATCGAGGTCCAGATTCTCAAGGGCCACGACGTGTGGGAACGCCTGATCGACCGGCTTTGCCGCGCTCCCGCCACGGAGGGCCACATCATGCGGTCCCGCGGATCGTATCCGGTGTGA
- the rph gene encoding ribonuclease PH codes for MTRPDGRLSDQLRPVSFIPNVAPHATGSVLVSFGNTRVICAATVEEDVPRWMKQQRKEGGWLTAEYSMLPYSTLERKQRDIVRGKLDGRSSEIQRLIGRALRTAVDLTKIGQRTIWVDCDVLQADGGTRTASVTGGCVAVAIALNRLFAAGKLKAFPLKKLVAAVSAGVYQGEPILDLNYPEDKDAAVDFNVVMTEQNEFVEIQGSGEEAVFTEAESSAMLALARKGVSELIELQKAAILEADRPSAGDLAALANAFAR; via the coding sequence ATGACCCGCCCCGACGGCCGCCTTTCCGACCAACTCCGCCCGGTTTCCTTCATTCCGAACGTCGCCCCGCATGCCACCGGTTCGGTGCTGGTGTCGTTCGGAAACACCCGGGTGATCTGCGCCGCCACCGTGGAGGAAGACGTGCCGCGCTGGATGAAACAGCAGCGCAAGGAGGGCGGCTGGCTCACCGCCGAGTACTCGATGCTGCCGTATTCGACCCTCGAACGGAAGCAGCGCGACATCGTCCGCGGCAAGCTCGACGGCCGCTCGTCCGAAATCCAGCGCCTCATCGGCCGCGCCCTGCGCACCGCCGTGGATCTCACCAAGATCGGCCAGCGGACCATCTGGGTGGACTGCGACGTACTTCAAGCGGACGGCGGCACCCGCACCGCCTCCGTGACCGGTGGCTGCGTGGCCGTGGCGATCGCGCTGAACCGCTTGTTCGCCGCGGGCAAACTGAAGGCATTCCCGCTCAAGAAGCTCGTCGCCGCGGTTTCCGCCGGCGTCTATCAAGGCGAGCCGATCCTCGACCTGAACTACCCGGAGGACAAGGACGCCGCCGTGGACTTCAACGTGGTGATGACCGAGCAGAACGAGTTTGTGGAAATTCAAGGCAGTGGTGAGGAAGCGGTTTTCACCGAGGCCGAATCGTCCGCGATGCTCGCCCTGGCTCGCAAGGGGGTTTCGGAACTCATTGAACTCCAGAAGGCTGCCATTTTGGAGGCCGATCGCCCGAGCGCCGGGGATCTGGCCGCCTTGGCGAATGCCTTCGCTCGCTGA
- a CDS encoding type II secretion system protein has protein sequence MKTSIKRRKGFTLVELLVVIAIIVALAGIATPMLLRQQKKAASTQALSNARQIGLALFDFDSDYSSFPDKSTADTVKENTGSSLTMTGSTSNDFFRQLVAAGIVTSEEIFYAKLPYTKKPDNVITGEKALAEGEVGFGYLMNDTTGFSTTGNSGRPIAAAPLLNASSDGTFDPDPFDSKCVLLRLDNSAVSYSINPNTKTVVMPGGKGLLSTGEDTVWGTDVTPKILPPSKKK, from the coding sequence ATGAAAACATCCATCAAGCGGCGCAAGGGCTTCACTCTCGTGGAGCTTCTCGTCGTTATCGCCATCATCGTGGCGCTCGCCGGCATCGCTACCCCGATGCTCCTGCGCCAGCAGAAGAAAGCCGCGTCCACCCAGGCGCTCAGCAATGCCCGCCAGATCGGTCTCGCGCTGTTCGACTTCGACTCGGACTACTCGAGCTTCCCGGACAAGAGCACCGCGGACACCGTGAAGGAAAACACCGGCAGCTCGCTCACGATGACGGGCAGCACCTCCAATGACTTCTTCCGCCAGCTCGTCGCCGCGGGGATCGTCACCTCCGAGGAAATCTTCTACGCGAAGCTTCCCTACACCAAGAAGCCGGACAACGTCATCACCGGTGAAAAGGCTCTCGCCGAAGGCGAAGTCGGTTTCGGCTACCTGATGAACGACACCACCGGTTTCAGCACCACCGGTAACTCCGGTCGTCCGATCGCCGCCGCACCGCTGCTCAACGCCAGCTCGGACGGCACCTTCGATCCCGATCCGTTTGACTCGAAGTGCGTGCTCCTGCGCCTCGACAACAGCGCCGTCTCCTACTCGATCAACCCGAACACCAAGACCGTGGTGATGCCGGGCGGCAAAGGCCTGCTCAGCACCGGTGAAGACACCGTCTGGGGCACCGACGTGACCCCGAAGATCTTGCCGCCGAGCAAGAAGAAGTAA
- a CDS encoding alpha-L-fucosidase: MLRLFRSLVPALLCSPLLLAAESGTSGADLSKSKGDTANSETPDLKGWVRRSDPAMEKWRDNRFGCFIHFGIYSILGGQWNDKEVPGAAEWIKVGGKIPSAEYDKLVKQFTLENFDAKRWAADIKKMGAKYVIITTKHHDGFCLWDSKLTDYDIGSSPTKHAVLKELADAVRAEGMDMYFYYSIIDWHNPDYRAADPKTPEDQAAYARYLEFMKGQLKELLTDFGDIKGLWFDGRWDASYKNHPDIGKSLEAWLRELKPGIVLGDRVRAYDSFADYNSGYERKLPKTQPLLDWEACMTIPENSWGYHKTWSGAGRKTPKTLVEMLVRSAAMSGNFVLNIGPKGDGTFAEKDVERMKPIGEWMKRNGASIYGTEGLALTLPAGNYATRKDDRVFIHSFQWPENDKLALKGLPGPIKSCTLMTPEGEKTIRFQGETLIDLPLTAPDAIDSVFTVTVGTK; the protein is encoded by the coding sequence ATGCTCCGTTTGTTCCGCAGTCTTGTTCCCGCCCTCCTGTGTTCCCCGCTGCTGCTCGCGGCGGAGTCCGGCACCAGTGGCGCGGACCTCTCGAAATCGAAGGGTGACACCGCCAACTCCGAAACGCCCGACCTGAAGGGCTGGGTGCGCCGCAGCGATCCGGCGATGGAAAAGTGGCGGGACAACCGCTTCGGCTGCTTCATCCACTTCGGCATTTACTCGATCCTCGGAGGCCAGTGGAACGACAAGGAGGTCCCCGGCGCGGCCGAATGGATCAAGGTCGGCGGCAAGATTCCGTCCGCGGAGTATGACAAGCTGGTGAAGCAATTCACCCTGGAGAACTTCGACGCGAAGCGCTGGGCCGCGGACATCAAGAAGATGGGCGCGAAGTACGTGATCATCACGACCAAGCACCACGACGGCTTCTGCCTGTGGGACAGCAAGCTCACCGACTACGACATCGGCTCCTCGCCGACCAAGCACGCCGTGCTCAAGGAACTGGCGGATGCCGTCCGCGCCGAGGGCATGGACATGTATTTCTACTACTCCATCATCGACTGGCACAACCCGGACTACCGCGCCGCCGATCCGAAGACTCCCGAGGACCAGGCCGCCTACGCCCGCTACCTGGAGTTCATGAAGGGCCAGCTCAAGGAACTGCTCACCGATTTCGGGGACATCAAGGGGCTGTGGTTCGACGGCCGCTGGGACGCGTCCTACAAGAACCACCCGGACATCGGCAAAAGCCTCGAAGCCTGGCTCCGCGAGCTGAAACCGGGCATCGTGCTGGGCGACCGCGTCCGCGCCTATGACAGCTTCGCCGACTACAACTCGGGCTACGAGCGCAAGCTGCCGAAGACCCAGCCGCTGCTCGATTGGGAAGCGTGCATGACCATCCCGGAAAACTCGTGGGGCTACCACAAGACTTGGTCCGGCGCCGGTCGCAAGACGCCGAAGACCCTCGTCGAGATGCTCGTCCGCAGCGCCGCGATGAGCGGCAACTTCGTGCTGAACATCGGCCCGAAGGGAGACGGCACCTTCGCCGAGAAGGACGTGGAGCGCATGAAGCCGATCGGTGAGTGGATGAAACGCAATGGCGCCTCGATCTACGGCACCGAAGGCCTCGCCCTCACCCTGCCAGCGGGTAACTATGCCACCCGCAAGGACGACCGCGTCTTCATCCACTCCTTCCAGTGGCCGGAGAACGACAAGCTCGCGCTCAAGGGCCTGCCCGGCCCGATCAAGTCCTGCACGCTGATGACGCCGGAGGGCGAGAAGACCATCCGCTTCCAGGGCGAAACCCTGATCGACCTGCCGCTGACCGCACCGGACGCGATCGACAGCGTGTTCACGGTGACCGTCGGAACGAAGTGA
- a CDS encoding L,D-transpeptidase, protein MIRRFAAILPLLLSSALSAQEPERPVLKAIPVDIEELPQVDPSSQKVAPNAPAPVAAKPLPALPTTPTPPSADGKPTGDDAVRVQIFLDQALFGPGVIDGKPGRFSELAMQAWNEVHGHPIGDWTTVLAEAHKTVPNPFAVAVVPDVVKDWLDTTLPNDHEGQAKRKRMSYRSVIEFMAERYHTSDEYLAVLNPGKNLYNLKARDSLVVPNVKPFAIELITGKKYEAEPAMSARHVVVDTKINQVRIFEAAPAALVVSEKEPDGAVKVSRPNRGLVASFPITPGQPKFIKYGIWELKNCLELPYWRYDKSLLETGVRSSESINIPPGPNSPVGILWAGLSKPGIGMHGTGEPETIGRARSHGCIRLANWDAIRLPTVIRPGASVEIR, encoded by the coding sequence ATGATCCGCCGTTTCGCCGCCATTCTGCCATTGCTGCTGTCTTCCGCACTGTCGGCCCAGGAGCCCGAGCGCCCGGTGCTGAAGGCCATTCCCGTGGACATCGAGGAATTGCCGCAGGTCGATCCCTCCTCCCAGAAGGTCGCTCCGAATGCACCCGCCCCGGTCGCGGCCAAGCCGCTGCCCGCTCTGCCCACCACGCCCACGCCACCTTCGGCGGATGGCAAGCCGACCGGCGACGACGCGGTGCGCGTGCAGATCTTCCTCGATCAGGCCTTGTTCGGTCCCGGTGTGATCGATGGCAAACCGGGCCGCTTCTCCGAGCTGGCGATGCAGGCATGGAATGAGGTCCACGGTCACCCGATCGGGGATTGGACCACGGTGCTGGCCGAGGCTCACAAGACCGTGCCGAACCCCTTCGCCGTGGCGGTGGTGCCGGACGTGGTGAAGGACTGGCTGGACACCACCCTGCCGAACGACCACGAGGGCCAGGCCAAGCGGAAGCGCATGAGCTACCGCAGCGTGATCGAGTTCATGGCGGAGCGCTACCACACCAGCGACGAGTATCTGGCCGTGCTCAACCCCGGAAAGAACCTCTACAACCTCAAGGCCCGCGATTCGCTGGTGGTGCCGAACGTGAAGCCCTTCGCCATCGAGCTGATCACCGGCAAGAAATACGAGGCCGAACCCGCGATGAGCGCCCGCCACGTGGTGGTGGACACCAAGATCAACCAGGTGCGGATTTTCGAAGCCGCCCCGGCCGCGCTGGTCGTTTCCGAAAAGGAACCGGACGGCGCGGTGAAGGTCAGCCGCCCGAACCGCGGGCTGGTGGCCTCGTTCCCGATCACCCCGGGCCAGCCGAAGTTCATCAAGTATGGCATCTGGGAGCTGAAGAACTGCCTGGAGCTGCCATACTGGCGCTATGACAAGTCGCTGCTGGAAACCGGCGTGCGCAGCTCGGAATCGATCAACATCCCGCCCGGCCCGAACAGCCCGGTGGGCATCCTGTGGGCCGGCCTCAGCAAGCCGGGCATCGGCATGCACGGCACCGGCGAGCCGGAGACGATCGGCCGCGCCCGCAGCCACGGCTGCATCCGCCTCGCGAACTGGGATGCGATCCGCCTCCCGACCGTGATCCGCCCCGGTGCCTCGGTGGAGATCCGGTGA